The nucleotide window tatgcaaaagaagcagggaaagtaagagaagatgatggattgacgaactaagaaagtttgcgggtatagactgccgtagaaagaccataagcagacgcaagtggaaggacatgtctgaggcctttgtccttcagtggactagtaatggctgatgatatatatatatatatatatatatatatatatatatatatatatatatatatatatatactgtatatatatatatatatgtatatatatatcatcagccattactagtccactgcaggacaaaggcctcagacatatccttctacttgcgtctgtttttggtctttttacggcagtctatacccgcaaactttcttagctcgtcaatccatcatcttctcttactttccctgctgcttttgcattctctagggacccattctgttattcttaacgcccatctattatctgacattctcattatatatcctgcccacgtccattttttttacatattgttagaatatcctctactttagtttgctcacgtatccatgttgctcttttctgtctcttagtgttattcccatcattattatttccaaagctctttgaattgtaaagggcctcggttagatttcgccaatagtCTCTATtttgaacgcttggtgaactaatttctcttggggaatgcgaagagcatgcccaaaccatctccatctacccctcattatgatctcatccacacgtgacactcgagtaatctctatatatatatatatatatatatatatatatatatatatatatatatatatatatatatatatatatatatatatatatatatatatatatatatatatatatatatagtttgcgtgtctatatgtatgtatataaaggagagagagagagagagagagagagagagagagagagagagagagagagagagagagagaggcctatagtATAGCCCATATATGTATAGGCTTACAGTGTAGGCTATtatgtataggcctacattatagcTCATCTTTGAATAGGCCTATGAGTATCTATGTATAGTCTACAGTATAGCCCTTCTATGCATAGAACTACAGTATAGCATCTATACGTATAGACCTACAACATAGCCAATATttgtataggcctactgtatatttatatgcaatgcACCTTTGCCTTTTATTGCATCAAAATGTTTCCGGTTTAAGAGCGTTTATCGAAGGAATTTAGGCCCAGCATTAAAATCTTTATTGCACGTAGAACAAAATACTTTTTCCCTTGAGAGCCATAGTAACTTGATATTGCGTATGCAACAAGCTGCAATTATCCCTTAAGCAACAAAGTTAAGCATTTCATATATGGATAATAAAGATTTCTGTTTGTAGGTTTGCTTATTCTGACATATAACTTCACAGAACAAATATAACTTTATACACAAAACCAACTTATTGTATATCAGGGGAGAATAGAAAACGGGAGTCTTTACTCCAAAGTTTAGATCAAGGGAGaatagaaaacgggagtttttACTCCTTCAAAGTTGCTGAAGGACATTCCATTCAACTTtaccattatttatgtatatataaaatcatattatgaAAGGATTAAATAAAAATATCGTATTCTACATTAATGTTTTTTATTGAGGTAATtgtttcattatgaaaatttaaagcatTGTTATAAACTGGTATTTACTTTTACAAAGAAATGTAGACGTAGTATGAGAGATGCCAGATATAGCTATTTgggacaaaaaagaaataaaaaaaaaaaaacggtttaccGCGGAAAATTTTCCTCTTCAAAATTATTTATCGAAAAGATTATTTGATGTAAATTTttacatgatttattttttcacaatattcgggtgtttttctttttttgtagaaaTTTCTATCGAGCTACCCGTTATATAGAAGTGGTCTTCCGTTGTTTAATCAGAGCTTGACTGGACTCCGTTCGAAGCTGAGCAGACGAATTTATCTAGTATAGAAGAATGAGTCCTGACCGACTCCCAGCCTCTCCCTTTCTTCCATGGTCGTCTTTGAGTTCGCTTTCGAGAGCTTCATcttcatcctgtccgtccttctgTGTTATGAGATGCCAGACGTATGATGGCCGTTGCCTGCCTTAGGCCGATCTAACATCCTCGTTCCTGAAGGGTTCTGAAGAATTCCGGGAGTCTATGGAGAGATTTTCGTTCTGCCTTTCTTCCGTGGTCGTCTTCGAGTGCGCTTTCGAGAGCTTCATcttcatcctgtccgtccttctgTGTTATGAGATGCCAGACGTATGATGGCCGTTGCCTGCCTTAGGCCGATCTAACATCGGTTTCTGAATAATTCCGGTAGTCTATGGATAGATTTTCGTTGATTGGGATGTAGAAGAAGGCGAAGATGATTGCTCTTACAGCGACTGAAGTCTCGCAAGTCTGAAGAATGCCATTCCTAAAAGGATTCAGGCTTGGAGAGGTTTTTCGATCCTTTTCCTGAATCCTTTCAGGAATGGCGTTCTTCAGACTTGCGAGTCTTCAGTCGCTGTAAGAGCAATCATCTTCGCCTTTTTCTTCAACCCAATCAACGAAAATCTCTTCATCGACTCTCGGAATTCTTCAGAAATCTCGGAGGAGATGATTAATATGTTCAATGTAGCTCTAATAAAATACTAATTTGAGAAAATCGTCTTTACTTCTCCTTTATGTTATCCTATTGTAAATGATTTTAGAAGCCTATTGTAGTAGACATAGGCCTAAAATAGATAGTTTTGTGATAATTTCTGTCGATTTGGTGGTATTCAAAATAGGAATCATGAAAAATTAACGATCGCAAATCCGGCTGCGggattcctgcttcatttccaagacattccgaaaactgcccgAGCTCCGAGATCCGTGTTGTTCTTTAAAGACATTCTTGGCTTCTCCCTGAGTGTCTCCAGAtcaagttgcattttttttttttcaaaatagacctAAAACAATGTAGAGGAAAGTTATTAACAAAAATGTGTAGTAATACCAGTTATTTGTGTTGTATTTATTGTGGAATGGCTTTGAGTACCAAAGTTTATTTTGTGGTTACTAATCAGAACAATTTGGGATATTGTGTATGCTGTAATTGTTCCGCTATGGAACCGAACAGGGACGCTTTGATGAAAGTAAAGAAGAACGGTTACCCAGGACCAGGAACCGTTAAGGATCTCGTCGAGAAATTTGAAAAAACTGGAAAAATGGAGAAACCAAAACGAAATGTTTCATTAGGAAACGAAGGACAAGTGAAGACTCGTATAATGCAATATGAAGAAAGGATAAAAGGTAACGGAACACAGAAGAAGGATTCTGTTGGAATTAGAATAAATCCAGCcagggaggccaaagaagtggccCTAGCTAGAATTGTTGAAATTCATAAGTTTGAAATGTCCGAAAATggataccaagaaaggataaaaggtaAAGGAAAACCGAAGGATTCTCTTGAAATTAGAAGGAATCCAACTACGGAGGCCATAAAAGTGGCCTTAGCTAGGATTGTTGAAATACCTAAGTTTGAAAAGTCCTACCAAGCTGCAAGGGTAGCCCAAAtccgaaaatttgaaaatatgttaaGAGAAACGATgacagaaaatagcccaggaacAGAAGCAGATTCTGGTATTTTTGTGGTGATTATGGAGCAACTATGATGGGAGAGATACTGGCACGGAATCAGAGAACTTATCTTAGAAGGGAAGCGAAAGATAGAGCCATATTAAGGATCAGACGAATTGCAATGGATGAAGTCTCTCCAGACAAGAGAGGCTTAGTATACGATCTTATTCAGCtctgggaagaggctctgaaaggcGAGAAAATAGACAAGAAAAAGAAGATTGTTATTGAAGTGATAGAAGAAGGGATCGTAAAAAGGAACATCGAGTATCTCGAAAATATAATACGAGGAAACATACAGGAAGACGATCTTCGTGGACAATCTCGGGACTTCAGAAACCAACTTAGGAGGGTCGCTAAAGATATAGCCTCGGCACAGATAAGAAAAAGAGTGGAAGAGGAAATGGCCTCTGAGAAAAGAGGCGTAGTTTATGATCTTACTAAACGATATGAAACCGCATTAAAAGGAGACAAAATTGAAGCGAAAAATGAATATCAAGAGGCAAGAAAAAGCCAGACATTAGAAAACCTTATCGAGTGTTTTGAAAATAGGTTACAAGAAAAAACAGAGACTGAAGGCGATCTTCTTGGGCAATCTACAGACTTCAGGGAAAATCTTAACAGGAAGGCTAAGGATATCGCTTTAGCCAGGATAAGTCAAATAATACAAGAGTGGTTAtcagaagaacaaaatgaaaacgtctggaaaagtgaAAACATTGATGATAAAACAGAAATTGAAGGCGATCTTCTGGGGCAATCTCCAGACTTCAGGGAAAATCTTAACAGGAAGGCTAAGGATATCGCTTTAGCCAGGATAAGTCAAATAATACAAGAGTGGTTAtcagaagaacaaaatgaaaaaggcTACCAAGAATCAAATAGCCCTGGAACAAAAGCTGATTCTGCCAGTAAAAGTGGTGAATATCCAGAAATTATGATGATGAACGGAATAATgaagagaaagcatcttaggagagAAGCAAAAGATGTGGCCCTAATAAGGATCAGACAGATTGCACAGGAGGAAATCTCACAGCAAAAAGGCGACAAAGTATACGCTCTTATTAAACTGAGGGAAGAGGCTCTGAAACACGAGAAAACGGATAAGAGACAGGAGGTTAAccttgaagaaatagaagaaggaatCGTAGAAAGGggtatccagtattttgaaaaccTCATTAGAGGAATTATTGTATCAGACTGTTGTCAGGCCATCGAATGGGGTCTTCAAGGAGTGGGAGCACATGAGGAACTATCggaacaaaatgaaaacgtctggaaaagtgaAAACATTAAAAAGGAACTTCAAGACTATCAAGAAGCAAATAGCTCAGGAACACAAGGATATTCTGCtagtaatagtgatgattatgaagaaattataaagcTAAAGGTAATGGGACGCAAACAAACAGCTGATCTTAGGAGGAAAGCCAAAGATAAAGCCTTTTtcaagattagacgaattgcaatggAGGAGGTCTTTCCAGAAGAGAGACGCTTAGTCTATGGTCTTGTTCAAGTATGGGAAAAGGCTCTGAAAGGTGACAAAATAGAGAAGATGAAGAAGGTTATTCATGAAGTAATAGAAAAAGGCAATGTAAAAAGGCATATCCAGAAAT belongs to Palaemon carinicauda isolate YSFRI2023 unplaced genomic scaffold, ASM3689809v2 scaffold3767, whole genome shotgun sequence and includes:
- the LOC137636746 gene encoding calponin homology domain-containing protein DDB_G0272472-like: MMGEILARNQRTYLRREAKDRAILRIRRIAMDEVSPDKRGLVYDLIQLWEEALKGEKIDKKKKIVIEVIEEGIVKRNIEYLENIIRGNIQEDDLRGQSRDFRNQLRRVAKDIASAQIRKRVEEEMASEKRGVVYDLTKRYETALKGDKIEAKNEYQEARKSQTLENLIECFENRLQEKTETEGDLLGQSTDFRENLNRKAKDIALARISQIIQEWLSEEQNENVWKSENIDDKTEIEGDLLGQSPDFRENLNRKAKDIALARISQIIQEWLSEEQNEKGYQESNSPGTKADSASKSGEYPEIMMMNGIMKRKHLRREAKDVALIRIRQIAQEEISQQKGDKVYALIKLREEALKHEKTDKRQEVNLEEIEEGIVERGIQYFENLIRGIIVSDCCQAIEWGLQGVGAHEELSEQNENVWKSENIKKELQDYQEANSSGTQGYSASNSDDYEEIIKLKVMGRKQTADLRRKAKDKAFFKIRRIAMEEVFPEERRLVYGLVQVWEKALKGDKIEKMKKVIHEVIEKGNVKRHIQKFENAIRGNLKEGDLGGQPRDFRNHLRRTTKDKALAQIRKLVQEEMSEKTGRVYDLTELHENAIKGDKIEKKSEYKAIKSQIIENLMEYFENMLQEKTENEGHLLGQSPGLRENLKRKSENIEKELQDYQEASSSGTQGYSASNSDDYEDIIKLKVMGRKQTADLRRKAKDKAFFKIRRIAMEEVFPEETLSIWSCSRMGRGSER